In one window of Escherichia coli DSM 30083 = JCM 1649 = ATCC 11775 DNA:
- the ygbA gene encoding nitrous oxide-stimulated promoter family protein, with the protein MSGKRISREKLTIKKMIDLYQAKCPQASAEPEHYEALFAYAQKRLDKCVFGEEKPACKQCPVHCYQPAKREEMKQIMRWVGPRMLWRHPILTVRHLIDDKRPVPELPEKYRPKK; encoded by the coding sequence ATGTCCGGCAAGCGTATCTCTCGTGAAAAACTGACGATTAAAAAAATGATCGATCTTTATCAAGCGAAATGCCCGCAGGCGTCAGCAGAGCCGGAGCATTACGAGGCGTTGTTTGCTTACGCGCAAAAGCGGCTGGATAAATGTGTGTTCGGCGAAGAGAAACCAGCCTGTAAGCAGTGTCCGGTGCACTGTTACCAGCCTGCAAAGCGTGAAGAGATGAAACAGATTATGCGTTGGGTTGGGCCGAGAATGCTGTGGCGTCATCCGATCTTAACCGTGCGTCATCTCATCGATGACAAGCGTCCGGTGCCGGAGTTGCCAGAAAAATATCGTCCAAAGAAATAA
- a CDS encoding TOBE domain-containing protein codes for MAVSARNQLTGTVSAVAMGAVNDEVELTLAGGAKLVAIVTHSSQQALGLAKGKEAIALIKAPWVTLATEDCGLKFSARNQFAGSVSTITEGAVNATVHIKTDAGFEIVAVVTNESQDEMKLTTGSRVIALIKASAILIATKA; via the coding sequence TAGCGCAGTAGCAATGGGCGCGGTGAATGATGAAGTAGAACTGACGCTGGCAGGTGGTGCAAAGCTGGTGGCAATTGTGACTCACAGCAGCCAGCAAGCGCTGGGTCTGGCGAAAGGGAAAGAAGCGATTGCCCTGATTAAAGCCCCGTGGGTCACGCTGGCAACGGAAGACTGTGGACTGAAATTCTCTGCTCGCAACCAGTTTGCTGGCAGCGTGTCGACAATCACCGAAGGCGCAGTGAACGCCACTGTCCATATCAAAACGGATGCGGGTTTTGAAATTGTGGCAGTGGTAACAAATGAAAGTCAGGATGAAATGAAACTCACCACTGGCTCGCGCGTTATTGCATTGATCAAAGCATCAGCCATCCTGATTGCCACCAAAGCGTAA